From the Lathyrus oleraceus cultivar Zhongwan6 chromosome 4, CAAS_Psat_ZW6_1.0, whole genome shotgun sequence genome, one window contains:
- the LOC127136541 gene encoding uncharacterized protein LOC127136541, which translates to MVRMWKGQSALSLKSIMQPEIKKCIGYQVICRFPTLVNKCMIYDKGCMAHFVHYKSVSKRKGNNQYRGKPYSALDEKGKQRDSDEKNPSVGETLASVKCFKCGKLGHCTNECKNNVLRRNTFVCLLDCAERLSLKLPSIVGNMIIETPTLGQVTTSWVCLNIPLTVFGKKIGMDLVCLPLINIDLILGMNWLVFNRVHINYYDKMVSFPDFDASNELFVSAKQVDELVKDEAEMFMILASMKEESKVMIGELPVVCDFREVFSYDISDLPLEREIKFSIDLVPGTSPMSMALY; encoded by the exons ATGGTGCGGATGTGGAAGGGTCAAAGTGCATTAAGTTTAAAAAGTATAATGCAACCTGAGATTAAGAAATGCATTGGCTATCAAGTGATTTGTAGGTTCCCCACGCTGGTGAATAAGTGTATGATTTATGATAAGGGTTGCATGGCTCATTTTGTTCACTACAAGAGTGTTAGTAAAAGGAAGGGAAATAACCAATATCGTGGAAAGCCGTATAGTGCTCTAGATGAAAAAGGGAAGCAGAGAGATTCAGATGAGAAAAATCCAAGTGTGGGAGAGACTCTTGCTTCTGTCAAGTGCTTCAAGTGTGGTAAGTTGGGCCACTGTACTAATGAGTGCAAGAATAATGTTCTGAG GAGAAACACATTTGTTTGTTTGCTTGATTGTGCTGAGAGGTTGAGTTTGAAATTGCCTTCTATTGTTGGAAATATGATTATTGAAACCCCGACTCTAGGTCAGGTAACCACTTCGTGGGTTTGTTTGAATATTCCACTTACTGTTTTCGGTAAAAAAATTGGTATGGATTTAGTGTGTCTACCTTTGATAAATATCGATCTTATTCTTGGgatgaactggttggtgttcaaccgTGTTCATATCAACTATTACGATAAAATGGTGTCATTTCCTGATTTTGATGCAAGCAATGAATTGTTTGTGTCAGCTAAGCAAGTGGATGAGCTCGTAAAGGACGAGGCGGAGATGTTTATGATACTAGCTTCTATGAAGGAGGAAAGCAAAGTTATGATAGGCGAGCTAcctgtggtgtgtgattttcgAGAAGTATTTTCATATGATATCAGTGATTTACCGCTAGAGCGCGAGATTAAGTtttctatagacttagtacctggtactagtccTATGTCGATGGCTCTGTATTGA